A genomic segment from Desulfuromonas sp. encodes:
- a CDS encoding DNA-directed RNA polymerase subunit alpha: MYRNWRELIKPKRLQIESDSLTDTYGKFYAEPFERGFGTTLGNALRRILLSSLQGASISSVRIKNVLHEFSTVPGVTEDATDIVLNLKGVLLKVHGHESRNIRIVKKGAGVVTAGDIVTDSHVEILNPEHHIATCGKECDLEMDMIVSTGKGYVPAERNRDENAPVGTVPIDAIFSPIKKVNFAVTNARVGQITDYDKLTLEIHTDGSVRPDDALAYAAKILKEQLQIFINFDEDNEPPEVVEDEESKKINENLYRSVEELELSVRSANCLKNANIRLIGDLVQRSEAEMLKTQNFGRKSLNEIKDILSEMGLTLGMGLENFPDPEYLKMIEKSEEDV; this comes from the coding sequence ATGTATAGAAACTGGAGAGAACTCATCAAGCCGAAGCGGCTTCAGATTGAGTCAGATTCTCTGACCGATACCTATGGAAAATTTTACGCCGAACCGTTTGAACGTGGCTTCGGGACCACCCTTGGTAATGCCTTGCGCCGAATCCTGCTTTCTTCTCTGCAGGGGGCATCGATCTCTTCGGTCCGGATCAAGAACGTCCTGCACGAATTCTCGACGGTACCGGGAGTCACTGAGGATGCGACCGATATCGTCCTCAACCTCAAGGGCGTGCTGCTCAAGGTTCACGGCCATGAAAGTCGCAATATCCGGATTGTCAAAAAAGGCGCCGGAGTTGTCACTGCTGGCGATATCGTGACCGATTCCCATGTCGAGATCCTCAACCCGGAGCACCACATTGCCACTTGCGGCAAGGAGTGTGATCTGGAGATGGACATGATCGTTTCCACCGGCAAGGGATATGTTCCGGCGGAGCGCAATCGCGATGAGAACGCGCCGGTCGGGACGGTTCCGATCGATGCAATCTTCTCGCCGATTAAAAAGGTCAATTTCGCGGTCACCAATGCCCGTGTCGGTCAGATTACCGACTACGACAAGCTGACCCTTGAAATCCATACCGACGGTAGTGTTCGCCCCGACGATGCACTCGCTTATGCTGCCAAGATCCTCAAGGAGCAGCTGCAGATTTTCATCAACTTCGATGAAGACAACGAGCCGCCGGAAGTGGTAGAGGATGAGGAATCGAAGAAGATCAACGAGAACCTTTACCGCTCGGTTGAGGAACTTGAACTTTCGGTCCGGAGCGCCAACTGCCTCAAGAATGCCAATATCCGCCTGATCGGTGATCTGGTTCAGCGGTCCGAAGCTGAAATGCTAAAGACCCAGAACTTCGGCCGCAAGTCGTTGAATGAAATCAAGGATATTCTTTCCGAAATGGGCCTGACCCTCGGAATGGGCCTGGAGAACTTCCCGGACCCCGAATATCTCAAAATGATCGAGAAGAGCGAAGAAGACGTCTGA
- a CDS encoding 30S ribosomal protein S4, translating to MARYTGSVCRQCRRENMKLFLKGDRCHTDKCAVERRNYAPGQHGQGRIKVSDFGLQLREKQRVKRTYGLLEKQFRSYFARADRMKGVTGENLMILLERRLDSMVYRLGFTTSRSEARQLVRHCHFLVNGRKVNVPSYLVRVGDVIEVREKSRQIARINEALDGVMRRGVPSWVELERDAFKGTVKTIPVRAEMTTPAFNEQLIVELYSK from the coding sequence TTGGCTAGATATACTGGTTCTGTCTGTCGTCAGTGCAGACGGGAAAACATGAAATTGTTCCTCAAGGGCGACCGCTGCCATACCGATAAATGTGCTGTTGAACGCCGCAATTATGCTCCGGGTCAGCATGGCCAGGGCCGGATCAAGGTTTCCGACTTTGGTCTGCAGTTGCGTGAAAAGCAGCGCGTCAAAAGAACGTATGGACTGCTCGAAAAACAGTTCCGCTCATACTTTGCCCGTGCCGATCGGATGAAGGGTGTTACCGGTGAAAACCTGATGATTCTTCTCGAGCGTCGTCTCGACAGCATGGTTTATCGCCTCGGGTTCACCACTTCCCGTTCGGAAGCACGGCAACTTGTGCGCCACTGCCATTTTCTGGTCAATGGCCGCAAAGTCAATGTGCCTTCCTATCTCGTGCGGGTTGGTGATGTCATTGAGGTCCGTGAGAAGAGCCGCCAGATTGCCCGGATCAACGAAGCGCTCGACGGTGTCATGCGTCGCGGTGTTCCCTCCTGGGTTGAGCTGGAGCGCGACGCTTTCAAGGGGACGGTCAAGACAATTCCGGTAAGAGCGGAGATGACGACCCCGGCCTTTAATGAGCAGCTGATAGTCGAACTTTATTCCAAGTAA
- a CDS encoding 30S ribosomal protein S11 — protein MAKPGKKVRRKSEKKNIANGIAHIQATFNNTVVTITDVAGNVISWATAGGQGFKGSRKSTPFAASVAAEEAAKKAQEHGLRSVEIRVKGPGSGRESALRALQSAGLTVTMIKDVTPIPHNGCRPPKRRRV, from the coding sequence ATGGCTAAACCAGGAAAGAAAGTCAGAAGAAAGTCAGAAAAGAAGAATATTGCCAACGGAATTGCTCATATCCAGGCAACATTCAACAATACGGTTGTCACCATTACCGACGTTGCCGGGAATGTTATTTCCTGGGCGACAGCCGGTGGCCAGGGATTCAAGGGTTCGCGTAAGAGCACTCCGTTCGCAGCTTCGGTTGCAGCGGAAGAAGCAGCCAAGAAAGCCCAGGAGCATGGTTTGCGCAGTGTTGAAATTCGGGTCAAAGGCCCTGGGTCTGGCCGTGAATCGGCTTTGCGGGCACTGCAGTCCGCCGGATTGACCGTGACAATGATCAAGGACGTAACACCGATTCCGCATAACGGTTGCCGTCCGCCGAAACGCAGAAGAGTTTAA
- a CDS encoding 30S ribosomal protein S13, whose protein sequence is MARIAGIDLPKNKRVEVALTYIYGVGRSSSQKILAEAGVDFGTRSDDLTEAEVGKIREIIDRDFEVEGDLRRETAMNIKRLMDLGCYRGLRHRRGLPVRGQKTKTNARTRKGPRKTVAGKKK, encoded by the coding sequence TTGGCACGTATTGCTGGTATTGATTTACCAAAAAACAAACGGGTTGAGGTCGCTCTCACCTATATCTATGGTGTCGGCCGTTCCTCTTCCCAGAAAATTCTTGCCGAGGCCGGTGTTGATTTCGGCACCCGGTCGGATGATCTGACCGAAGCCGAAGTTGGCAAAATCCGTGAAATTATCGACCGTGATTTTGAGGTAGAGGGTGACCTTCGTCGTGAGACCGCGATGAATATCAAGCGCCTGATGGACCTCGGTTGCTACCGCGGTCTGCGCCATCGTCGCGGCCTGCCAGTTCGTGGTCAGAAAACAAAAACCAATGCCCGGACCCGCAAAGGACCGCGCAAGACTGTTGCCGGCAAGAAAAAATAA
- a CDS encoding 50S ribosomal protein L36: MKVRASVKQMCDKCKIVRRKGVVRIICENPKHKQRQG; the protein is encoded by the coding sequence ATGAAAGTCCGTGCTTCAGTCAAACAGATGTGCGACAAGTGCAAAATTGTCAGGCGCAAGGGAGTTGTCAGAATTATCTGCGAGAACCCCAAGCATAAGCAGAGACAGGGATAG